One segment of Gammaproteobacteria bacterium DNA contains the following:
- a CDS encoding DUF493 domain-containing protein codes for MSEQETLLEFPCAFPIKVFGENSETFEVAVIEIINRHCSSLSEGAVSSRESSGGRYLALTITIEAHSKQQLDNIYQELSSHTLVKMAL; via the coding sequence ATGTCTGAACAAGAAACCTTGCTGGAGTTTCCCTGTGCTTTTCCCATCAAGGTCTTTGGTGAGAACAGCGAAACCTTTGAAGTCGCGGTAATCGAGATCATCAACCGCCACTGTAGTTCTCTGTCCGAAGGGGCCGTATCAAGCCGTGAGAGTAGCGGTGGGCGTTACCTGGCCCTGACGATTACTATAGAGGCCCATAGCAAGCAACAGTTGGACAATATCTACCAAGAGCTTTCCTCGCATACCCTGGTGAAAATGGCGCTGTGA
- the lipB gene encoding lipoyl(octanoyl) transferase LipB codes for MGRPSTVQVRRFGLVPYEPMFHFMQSWSAERTTETSDEFWLVEHPPVYTFGRNAKPEHLLNPGDIPVVNVDRGGQVTYHGPGQLVLYLMLDVRRGGWGVRQLVTSMESAIVTLLSGYGLQAYADRQAPGVYIDRRKIAALGLRVKSGRSYHGLSLNLDMDLAPFLGINPCGYQGLEVIRLADQVEYQRETLERRLVELLAQALGFEHMTWLPPLELEDLTCQK; via the coding sequence ATGGGGAGACCATCAACAGTGCAGGTCAGGCGATTCGGGCTCGTGCCATATGAGCCGATGTTTCATTTTATGCAGTCCTGGAGTGCTGAGCGTACAACTGAAACTTCAGATGAGTTTTGGTTGGTGGAGCACCCACCGGTATATACCTTCGGACGGAATGCCAAACCAGAGCACTTGCTCAATCCAGGCGATATTCCTGTGGTGAATGTGGACCGTGGGGGACAAGTGACCTACCATGGCCCAGGCCAACTGGTGCTCTATTTGATGCTCGACGTCAGACGCGGCGGCTGGGGAGTTCGTCAATTGGTGACTTCTATGGAGTCAGCTATTGTCACATTGCTGTCAGGTTATGGTCTTCAAGCCTATGCGGACCGTCAAGCCCCCGGCGTTTATATCGACCGTAGAAAGATTGCAGCACTGGGCCTGAGGGTGAAAAGTGGCCGCAGCTACCACGGACTCAGCCTCAACTTGGATATGGATCTGGCGCCATTTCTGGGAATCAATCCCTGTGGCTATCAGGGCCTGGAGGTGATTCGGCTCGCCGATCAGGTAGAATACCAACGCGAAACGCTCGAGCGACGGCTCGTGGAGCTATTGGCTCAAGCGTTGGGCTTTGAGCATATGACGTGGCTGCCACCTCTGGAATTGGAAGATTTAACATGTCAAAAATAG
- the lipA gene encoding lipoyl synthase yields the protein MSKIEPGKKMRGADKVARIPVKIQPTTKPLRKPSWIRAKTPLTGRVNKLKDVLREQRLHTVCEEASCPNLGECFSHGTATFMIMGDICTRRCPFCDVGHGRPLPLDEDEPKHLAETIKAMDLDYVVITSVDRDDLRDGGAAHFKACISAVREYSPKTKIEILVPDFRGRMDIALEILQETPPDVFNHNLETVPRLYKKARPGADYEYSLQLIRRFKEMFPDVPSKSGIMLGIGEEEEEVKQVLRDLREHQCDMLTLGQYLQPSLHHLAVERYVTPDEFDQLGKYAEEIGFTSVASGPMVRSSYHADLQAAGKKIS from the coding sequence ATGTCAAAAATAGAACCCGGTAAGAAAATGCGCGGCGCAGATAAAGTGGCACGCATCCCGGTAAAGATACAACCAACAACGAAACCCTTGCGCAAACCTAGCTGGATTCGTGCGAAAACCCCATTGACTGGGCGTGTAAACAAACTTAAAGACGTTTTGCGTGAACAGCGCCTGCATACCGTCTGCGAAGAGGCGTCTTGCCCAAATCTGGGTGAGTGTTTTAGTCATGGTACGGCGACTTTTATGATTATGGGTGACATATGTACCCGTCGCTGTCCGTTTTGCGATGTCGGTCATGGTCGTCCGCTACCGTTGGATGAAGATGAGCCGAAACATCTGGCTGAAACCATTAAAGCTATGGATCTCGACTATGTGGTGATTACCTCTGTCGATCGGGATGACTTGCGTGACGGCGGCGCTGCTCATTTCAAAGCGTGCATCAGCGCGGTGCGCGAATATAGTCCCAAAACCAAAATAGAAATACTGGTGCCGGATTTTCGTGGTCGTATGGATATCGCGCTCGAGATTTTGCAGGAAACACCACCGGACGTGTTTAACCACAATTTAGAAACCGTACCACGACTATATAAAAAAGCGCGTCCTGGCGCCGACTACGAATATTCGTTACAACTCATCCGCAGATTTAAGGAAATGTTTCCCGATGTCCCGTCTAAATCGGGCATTATGCTTGGTATAGGCGAGGAAGAAGAGGAAGTTAAACAGGTGCTTAGGGATTTGCGCGAGCATCAATGTGATATGTTGACCTTGGGCCAATATTTGCAACCAAGCTTGCATCACCTCGCGGTGGAACGCTACGTCACGCCGGATGAGTTTGATCAACTTGGTAAGTATGCCGAGGAAATTGGTTTCACCAGCGTCGCCAGCGGTCCGATGGTGCGATCTTCCTATCACGCTGATTTGCAGGCGGCGGGTAAAAAGATTTCCTGA
- a CDS encoding ChaN family lipoprotein, whose protein sequence is MFRAFVLSLLSLFAGAQASYAASQCVPVGNWVDTKSEEVIEAKKVLGKAEGAKVVLLGEDHENAEHHRWQLGMISQIYSRRQNIALGFEMFPREVQPILDDWVAGEISEDQFLSQVKWHEIWNYDSDLYMPIFHFARMNRIPMFALNIPREVVSMIGDKGWAELSPKMRESIGEPAPPTSEFKEMMQQVFMQHMPHGQAQEGEAPEIDQDKLSNFMYGQLAWDRAMAGSIKSILESDKFDSVVAIMGAGHIIPTTAVPYQLSALKTKDVLSFMPWDDTMHCEEFSQSIAHFAFGVDKKTERFAHGKSSKLRRVMLGVFLEKSEDGVLVSRVVDDSIAQSAGIEKDDIIVEIAGKKATEVEDVIRAVRKIAPGTWLPLTVKRMTKNIAMVAKFPPSPSDD, encoded by the coding sequence GTGTTCAGAGCTTTTGTCTTGAGTCTGCTGTCACTTTTTGCTGGAGCGCAAGCCTCCTATGCCGCCAGTCAATGTGTGCCTGTTGGCAACTGGGTAGATACAAAATCAGAAGAAGTCATAGAAGCCAAGAAAGTGCTGGGTAAAGCCGAAGGCGCGAAAGTTGTTCTGCTCGGAGAAGATCACGAAAACGCCGAGCATCATCGCTGGCAGTTAGGAATGATTTCGCAGATTTATTCACGTCGTCAAAACATTGCGCTCGGATTCGAAATGTTTCCACGTGAAGTACAGCCGATTTTAGATGACTGGGTTGCTGGAGAGATTTCCGAAGATCAGTTTCTGTCCCAAGTGAAATGGCATGAGATCTGGAACTACGATTCAGATCTTTATATGCCGATTTTTCACTTTGCACGTATGAATCGCATACCTATGTTCGCATTGAACATCCCTCGCGAAGTGGTTTCGATGATTGGTGACAAAGGCTGGGCCGAATTGAGCCCCAAGATGCGCGAAAGTATAGGCGAGCCAGCACCACCGACGTCTGAATTCAAAGAAATGATGCAGCAAGTATTTATGCAGCACATGCCTCATGGACAAGCTCAGGAAGGCGAAGCACCAGAGATTGATCAGGATAAACTGAGTAATTTTATGTACGGTCAATTGGCCTGGGACAGGGCAATGGCGGGTTCGATCAAGTCGATACTCGAGTCAGATAAATTCGATTCCGTCGTTGCGATTATGGGCGCCGGTCACATTATTCCCACCACAGCTGTTCCGTATCAGTTGAGCGCATTAAAGACAAAAGATGTTTTATCGTTTATGCCATGGGACGATACCATGCATTGCGAGGAGTTTTCCCAATCTATTGCGCATTTTGCATTTGGTGTTGATAAGAAAACAGAGCGCTTTGCCCATGGCAAGAGTTCCAAGCTTCGACGCGTAATGTTAGGTGTGTTTTTAGAGAAGTCGGAAGACGGTGTGCTGGTCTCTCGCGTAGTAGATGACAGTATTGCCCAGTCCGCCGGTATAGAAAAAGACGACATTATTGTTGAAATAGCGGGTAAGAAGGCGACTGAAGTGGAAGATGTGATTCGTGCTGTGCGCAAGATTGCACCTGGAACCTGGTTGCCACTAACCGTCAAACGCATGACGAAGAACATCGCTATGGTGGCAAAATTTCCGCCCTCGCCCAGCGACGATTAG
- a CDS encoding flagellin — MPMNINTNVSSINAQKNLNRTESKIKTPLERLSSGKRINSARDDAAGLAIVARMTTQILGTSQAIRNTNDGISLAQVAEGALQEASGILQRVRELAVQSVNATNSDSDRDALQQEVGQLTSELNRIAQTTEFNGQKLLDGSFNTALFQVGPNAGNVISANTKNFQTDQYGDNRLEGNTSSVDLASRIAAPGSVDITGSEGTATVNYDAGDSAATIAQNVNLVSESTGVTAFAQTEIDLEFSAAGSYQLNITADNGETKTVAFEIDNNTGVESLNQAAQAFNDQTATTGVVASVKEDGSGITLTHFGGENITLSDTSNANDGDVVVKGASSTQTLTADAVADTVEVTGQVTFDSEKSFSVTGNAGDVITNSTEASKLLEVAELDVSTVDASNKALAMVDAAIASVSSQRAAYGALQSKFESTIRNSETYHVNLSASRSRIEDADYAKETAELTRSLILKKSGIAMLAQANLRPQLALNLLK, encoded by the coding sequence ATGCCCATGAACATCAACACCAATGTGTCTTCGATCAACGCTCAGAAGAATCTGAACCGTACGGAAAGCAAGATTAAGACACCACTTGAGCGACTGTCTTCTGGTAAACGCATCAATAGTGCGCGCGATGATGCCGCCGGCCTGGCAATCGTTGCACGCATGACGACCCAAATACTCGGCACCAGCCAGGCCATACGCAATACCAACGACGGTATTTCTCTGGCACAAGTTGCTGAAGGTGCTTTACAAGAAGCCAGCGGTATACTCCAGCGCGTACGTGAATTGGCGGTTCAATCCGTTAATGCAACCAATTCGGATTCGGATCGTGATGCATTACAACAGGAAGTCGGACAGTTAACTTCCGAACTTAATCGTATTGCGCAGACGACAGAATTTAATGGGCAGAAATTGCTCGATGGCTCTTTTAACACCGCCCTGTTTCAGGTGGGCCCGAATGCAGGAAATGTTATTTCCGCTAACACCAAGAATTTTCAGACTGATCAGTATGGCGATAATCGTCTGGAAGGTAATACCTCATCGGTAGACCTTGCCAGTCGAATTGCCGCTCCAGGTAGTGTCGACATCACCGGTTCAGAAGGCACGGCAACGGTAAACTACGATGCTGGTGATTCTGCCGCGACAATTGCGCAAAACGTCAATCTTGTCTCTGAGTCAACCGGTGTTACAGCCTTTGCGCAGACAGAAATTGATCTAGAGTTCAGTGCTGCGGGTTCATATCAATTGAATATCACTGCAGACAATGGCGAAACCAAAACCGTTGCCTTTGAAATCGATAACAATACAGGTGTAGAGTCACTCAATCAGGCAGCTCAAGCATTTAACGATCAAACTGCCACAACAGGTGTCGTTGCCTCAGTGAAAGAAGATGGTTCTGGTATTACGCTGACCCATTTTGGGGGTGAAAACATCACCCTCAGCGATACATCTAACGCCAATGACGGTGATGTTGTAGTTAAAGGCGCGAGCAGCACACAAACGCTAACCGCTGACGCGGTTGCAGACACGGTGGAAGTCACAGGCCAGGTTACGTTTGATTCTGAAAAATCGTTTTCGGTCACGGGCAATGCGGGAGATGTAATTACTAACTCCACCGAGGCATCTAAGCTTCTCGAAGTAGCAGAACTAGACGTCAGCACCGTAGACGCTTCCAATAAGGCGTTGGCAATGGTTGATGCCGCTATTGCGAGTGTGTCGTCTCAACGTGCCGCCTACGGTGCATTACAAAGTAAATTTGAATCCACCATACGCAACTCTGAAACCTATCATGTGAACCTTTCCGCTTCACGTAGTCGCATCGAAGATGCCGACTATGCTAAGGAAACAGCGGAGTTGACGCGTTCACTCATACTCAAGAAGAGTGGGATTGCAATGCTGGCACAGGCAAATCTACGACCACAACTGGCTTTGAATCTGTTGAAATAG
- a CDS encoding DUF4266 domain-containing protein: protein MTFNQRNLCVLTVVFCLLFLSGCGYKKIKPWHRNILAQEKAQLIDDKLEAEADQHIYFSKEAANGGEGFGGGGCGCN from the coding sequence GTGACATTCAATCAACGCAATTTGTGCGTACTTACTGTTGTATTTTGTTTGCTTTTTCTCAGTGGGTGCGGATACAAGAAAATTAAGCCATGGCACCGTAATATACTGGCGCAGGAAAAAGCACAGTTAATAGATGATAAATTGGAGGCGGAAGCCGACCAGCACATCTACTTCAGCAAAGAAGCGGCCAATGGTGGTGAAGGATTTGGCGGTGGAGGTTGCGGATGCAATTAA
- a CDS encoding DUF3570 domain-containing protein: MQLKKGLPKISGALAVATGTLLHGVGQVLAADSVDNKASISHLEYLEADRVAVKKTQLLYEKDFDADNQLSLSFVYDTMTGVSPNGRRVDFSKLDSGEIPVTTASGFSFQVTGDTTADPRTWVTAFSDRRYAGSGDWTRKFNSNLTGSFSASFSDENDYRSYGGALKFVNEFNSKLSALTFGVGRNNDQIRPVSKIQEAKSVLWCEDSHNYQPIWIDCVPSSVRYEVGNKTSVDAMIGYSQIWNKRTIWQLNYGYTNLSGYLTDPYKLVSVFDPVFGESAFIYEKRPEQRNMHRLFFKLVKVIRENVARISYRFFWDDWGIRAHTVDLKYRYEMKKSFYLRPRFRYSYQNSAYFFQNYIDSNSLEPEFVSADHRVGEQITITAGLKVGFDLSDVHRISIKSDYVRQMYPQKNLPAMNTLVFQFIYATKF, encoded by the coding sequence ATGCAATTAAAAAAAGGCCTCCCCAAGATCAGCGGTGCACTTGCGGTGGCGACTGGTACTTTGCTCCATGGTGTTGGGCAGGTATTGGCTGCAGATTCAGTTGATAACAAGGCTAGTATTTCCCATCTGGAATATCTAGAAGCGGATCGTGTCGCGGTAAAAAAGACACAGTTGCTCTATGAAAAAGATTTCGACGCAGACAATCAGTTAAGCTTGAGTTTTGTTTACGACACGATGACGGGCGTTTCGCCAAATGGTCGACGAGTGGACTTCTCTAAACTGGACTCTGGTGAAATACCCGTAACGACAGCCTCTGGATTTTCATTCCAGGTGACAGGCGATACAACTGCCGACCCACGGACCTGGGTAACGGCTTTTTCTGACAGACGTTACGCGGGCTCGGGCGATTGGACGCGTAAATTCAATTCTAATCTAACAGGATCTTTCAGCGCTTCATTTTCGGACGAAAACGATTATCGTTCCTATGGTGGCGCGTTAAAGTTTGTTAACGAGTTTAATAGCAAGCTTTCGGCATTAACTTTTGGTGTTGGACGAAACAACGATCAAATTCGACCAGTGAGTAAAATACAAGAGGCAAAATCGGTTCTATGGTGCGAGGACTCGCACAATTATCAGCCAATTTGGATAGATTGTGTTCCCTCTTCTGTTCGTTACGAAGTGGGAAACAAGACATCAGTCGATGCGATGATCGGTTACTCTCAGATATGGAACAAGCGCACGATCTGGCAGCTCAATTATGGCTATACCAACTTGAGCGGTTATCTTACCGATCCCTATAAGCTAGTCAGTGTATTTGACCCCGTGTTTGGCGAATCAGCATTTATCTATGAGAAACGCCCTGAACAACGGAATATGCATCGACTGTTTTTCAAATTGGTAAAAGTTATTCGCGAAAACGTGGCGCGAATTTCGTATCGTTTCTTCTGGGATGATTGGGGAATACGTGCACATACCGTAGATTTGAAGTATCGCTATGAAATGAAGAAGTCGTTCTATCTTCGACCAAGATTTCGTTATAGCTATCAAAACAGTGCTTATTTCTTTCAAAACTATATCGACTCAAATTCATTGGAGCCGGAGTTTGTGTCTGCGGATCATCGCGTAGGCGAGCAAATAACGATTACGGCGGGTTTGAAAGTGGGTTTTGATTTGTCAGACGTCCATCGTATTTCTATTAAGAGTGATTATGTGCGTCAAATGTATCCCCAAAAAAACTTGCCTGCCATGAATACGCTGGTATTTCAATTTATATACGCCACCAAGTTTTAA
- a CDS encoding FAD:protein FMN transferase: MHEESLTLKFNKQYWIASFSAMASPCYVYIDHNDVEKVKNAAVVVANEAYRIERKFSRYRDDNVIYQINNSQGMPVKVDAETSLLLNYAEQCYQLSEGAFDITSGVLRRAWTFDGSDNLPRKSDVTQLLEKVGWEKIQWQSPQLTLQDGMELDFGGIGKEYAVDRAATLLKEAGIQSAIVNFGGDLVCIGERQAGYPWEVAIEPTSSSEKVKLIKIRSSALATSGTTKRYVKKNGVRYGHIIDPRSGYPVEHAPLSVTVEAATCLEAGILATMAMLHGEHAEAFLKLQGVRYWM; the protein is encoded by the coding sequence ATGCACGAAGAATCGCTCACCCTGAAATTCAATAAACAATACTGGATTGCCAGTTTTAGTGCTATGGCTAGCCCATGTTATGTGTATATTGATCACAATGATGTGGAAAAGGTGAAAAATGCTGCGGTTGTTGTAGCCAACGAAGCGTATCGTATAGAAAGGAAGTTTAGCCGTTATCGTGATGACAATGTCATTTACCAGATCAACAATAGCCAAGGTATGCCAGTTAAAGTTGATGCTGAGACTTCGTTGTTGCTCAATTATGCTGAACAGTGTTATCAGCTCAGTGAAGGCGCTTTCGATATCACTTCAGGCGTTTTGCGTCGCGCGTGGACGTTTGATGGTAGTGACAACCTTCCCCGCAAGTCGGATGTCACGCAGCTTTTGGAAAAGGTAGGTTGGGAGAAAATTCAGTGGCAGTCTCCTCAGCTAACCTTACAAGATGGCATGGAACTAGATTTTGGTGGTATCGGTAAGGAATACGCGGTTGATCGCGCCGCAACATTATTAAAGGAAGCCGGTATCCAGTCTGCCATCGTCAACTTTGGCGGAGACCTGGTGTGTATTGGAGAAAGGCAAGCTGGATATCCTTGGGAAGTGGCCATAGAGCCAACTTCCTCGTCAGAAAAGGTCAAGTTAATAAAGATTCGTAGCAGCGCCTTGGCGACTAGTGGTACGACAAAACGCTATGTTAAAAAAAATGGGGTGCGTTATGGGCATATTATTGATCCGCGTAGTGGTTACCCCGTAGAACATGCGCCATTGTCTGTGACTGTAGAGGCGGCTACATGTTTGGAGGCCGGTATACTTGCAACGATGGCAATGTTGCACGGCGAGCACGCCGAGGCTTTTCTCAAGCTTCAGGGCGTGCGTTATTGGATGTAG
- a CDS encoding DUF1501 domain-containing protein: MKRRSLLKALGILGAAGWTMGPGGIIAPASAAGISKKKLLNARALVLGQIDFVKPAKLPQIINIFLYGGPSELGANLSNMDEINSVSQNKYSNNLMPEMSGSEVTPNLFWLNAGGRQMERMMKAGRLSVYRTLNRVLDDSKAHRPSIFSNLTGLVGEEDMRPGIGSNVAAILSANDAISLDALFPFVSMEGDSLFFNQGDLSLDPRFKPLSLDRNLGNPYQRANNDAFNPDEHERLDLLAQQTISGQTERYTKVIEAFKKRGEMSSFIEELSTQVRTSALPDDPDNPGTTLVYPDNNQFSRKLENAIRLLVSNPDTLALSMGSDGLGGWDDHNDAIQEYSARMRDLFSALEVAAKHIEASGKNNIAIFVHGDFGRNANLNNSLGWDHGNNQNLYIVGAGPSAGTGIPTQNLGRLVGKTKLKGSADNNRLYTTPADDSYQCEPFAMAATMYRYFGINNPEVLTGGIAPIDQTGTTNEWVDPGDVSTL; this comes from the coding sequence ATGAAAAGACGATCACTTTTAAAAGCATTAGGTATATTAGGCGCGGCTGGCTGGACGATGGGCCCGGGTGGCATCATAGCACCTGCCTCCGCCGCGGGAATTTCCAAGAAGAAACTATTGAATGCCAGAGCACTGGTTCTTGGACAAATTGATTTTGTCAAACCAGCTAAATTACCTCAGATCATCAATATATTTCTATATGGCGGCCCATCAGAACTGGGCGCCAATTTGAGCAACATGGATGAAATCAATTCCGTTTCACAAAACAAATATAGTAACAACCTCATGCCTGAGATGAGTGGCTCCGAGGTAACACCTAATCTCTTCTGGTTAAATGCCGGCGGTCGACAAATGGAACGCATGATGAAGGCCGGACGCCTTTCAGTATACAGAACATTAAATCGCGTATTAGATGATTCAAAGGCGCATCGCCCCAGTATTTTTTCCAATTTAACCGGTTTAGTCGGAGAAGAAGATATGAGGCCAGGCATTGGAAGCAATGTCGCGGCTATATTGTCGGCGAACGATGCTATTTCACTTGACGCGCTTTTTCCCTTTGTTTCGATGGAGGGTGATTCCTTGTTCTTCAATCAGGGTGATCTGTCACTAGATCCGAGATTTAAACCGCTTTCGCTAGATCGAAACCTCGGCAATCCTTATCAGCGTGCAAATAACGATGCATTCAATCCAGATGAACATGAACGACTCGATCTACTTGCGCAGCAAACCATATCCGGCCAAACAGAGCGGTACACCAAGGTGATCGAGGCCTTTAAGAAACGCGGCGAGATGTCTTCGTTTATAGAGGAATTAAGCACCCAAGTTCGCACTAGCGCGTTACCTGATGACCCAGACAATCCTGGCACAACACTGGTTTATCCGGATAACAACCAGTTTAGCCGTAAACTAGAGAACGCGATTCGCCTGTTGGTTAGCAATCCTGACACACTAGCATTAAGCATGGGAAGTGACGGGCTCGGTGGATGGGATGATCACAATGATGCCATTCAAGAGTACAGCGCGCGCATGCGCGATCTGTTCAGCGCTCTGGAAGTTGCGGCTAAGCACATAGAGGCATCGGGCAAAAACAATATTGCGATTTTCGTTCACGGAGATTTTGGGCGTAACGCGAATCTCAACAATTCACTGGGATGGGATCACGGTAACAATCAGAATTTGTATATCGTCGGCGCAGGTCCCTCCGCTGGAACTGGTATTCCTACTCAAAATCTCGGACGTTTAGTTGGAAAGACAAAACTGAAAGGCTCTGCCGACAACAATCGACTCTATACAACCCCTGCCGACGACAGTTATCAATGTGAGCCGTTTGCCATGGCGGCAACAATGTATCGATATTTCGGAATAAATAATCCAGAAGTTCTCACTGGAGGAATTGCACCCATCGATCAAACCGGTACGACAAATGAGTGGGTAGATCCAGGGGATGTCTCGACCTTGTAA
- the ubiD gene encoding 4-hydroxy-3-polyprenylbenzoate decarboxylase has protein sequence MKYHDLRDFIQQLEKSGDLKRVSQPISPRLEMTEICDRTLRAGGPAILFENPTDYKWPVLGNLFGTPKRVAMGMGAQDISALREIGKLLAYLKEPDPPKGMKDAWNKLPLLKKVLSMSPKVVRKAPCQENIIEGSDVDLSTIPVQTCWPGDAGPLVTWALVVTKGPLKERQNMGIYRQQVIGKNKLIMRWQAHRCGALDFRDWQKAHPGEPFPVAVALGADPATILAAVTPVPDTLSEYAFAGLLRDSKTEVVNCHKNNLQVPASAEIVLEGFIYPGETAPEGPFGDHTGYYNEVDTFPVFTVERITHRDNPIYHSTYTGRPPDEPAILGVALNEVFVPILQKQFPEIVDFYLPPEGCSYRMAIVSIRKQYAGHAKRIMLGVWSFLRQFMYTKFVIIVDDDINTRDWQDVVWAMTTRMDPSRDTVMIENTPIDYLDFASPVSGLGSKMGMDATNKWPGETNREWGSPIVMDTEVKSRIDSIWQSLGI, from the coding sequence ATGAAATATCATGATCTGCGCGACTTTATTCAACAACTGGAAAAATCCGGCGATTTAAAACGGGTTTCTCAGCCCATTAGTCCTCGTCTTGAAATGACAGAGATTTGCGACCGAACCTTGCGCGCAGGAGGCCCGGCGATTCTGTTCGAGAATCCGACTGATTATAAGTGGCCGGTACTAGGCAACCTTTTTGGCACACCGAAACGCGTTGCCATGGGTATGGGCGCACAAGATATCAGTGCGCTACGTGAGATCGGAAAACTACTCGCCTATCTCAAGGAACCCGACCCACCAAAAGGCATGAAAGACGCCTGGAATAAACTTCCACTGTTGAAAAAAGTATTGAGCATGTCACCGAAAGTCGTGCGCAAAGCCCCATGCCAGGAAAATATCATCGAAGGCAGTGATGTCGATTTGTCCACGATACCCGTTCAAACCTGTTGGCCTGGCGATGCAGGACCTTTGGTTACGTGGGCGCTTGTCGTCACCAAAGGACCACTAAAAGAACGCCAGAACATGGGAATTTATCGCCAACAGGTAATCGGTAAAAACAAGCTGATTATGCGCTGGCAAGCACACCGGTGTGGAGCTCTGGATTTCCGTGACTGGCAAAAGGCACATCCAGGCGAACCGTTTCCAGTTGCCGTCGCGCTCGGCGCAGACCCTGCGACAATACTCGCCGCGGTGACACCGGTGCCCGATACGTTGTCTGAATATGCTTTTGCAGGATTGTTGCGCGACAGCAAAACGGAAGTTGTGAACTGCCACAAAAATAATTTACAAGTCCCCGCCAGTGCGGAGATTGTACTGGAAGGATTTATCTATCCAGGTGAAACCGCACCTGAAGGACCGTTTGGAGATCACACGGGTTACTATAACGAAGTCGATACCTTCCCTGTTTTCACTGTAGAACGCATCACGCATCGAGACAATCCGATTTATCACTCAACATACACCGGAAGACCACCGGATGAACCCGCAATTTTAGGGGTGGCGTTGAACGAAGTATTTGTACCAATATTACAAAAGCAATTTCCCGAAATTGTCGATTTTTATCTGCCACCGGAAGGTTGCTCGTATCGCATGGCGATAGTCAGCATACGAAAACAATATGCAGGACACGCGAAACGTATCATGCTCGGTGTTTGGTCATTTTTGCGCCAGTTCATGTACACAAAATTTGTCATCATCGTCGACGATGATATCAACACTCGCGACTGGCAAGATGTCGTATGGGCGATGACGACACGCATGGACCCTTCACGCGATACCGTCATGATCGAGAATACACCGATTGACTACCTCGATTTTGCCTCGCCGGTATCTGGCCTGGGCTCCAAGATGGGCATGGATGCCACCAATAAGTGGCCGGGCGAAACAAACCGAGAATGGGGCTCGCCCATTGTTATGGATACCGAAGTGAAGTCACGGATTGATAGTATTTGGCAGTCATTGGGGATATAA